A genomic stretch from Malus domestica chromosome 15, GDT2T_hap1 includes:
- the LOC103438567 gene encoding probable trehalose-phosphate phosphatase D produces the protein MTNQNVVVSDAKGVAITVTVAAKQNMFSQSVPKPITEAGRGGGCFTIPMNIKVLNVDTEGGAARVNAWVDSLRASSPPRVKSAATPQSLSETVDNNSWSSRHPSAMSMFEQITNASKGKQIVMFLDYDGTLSPIVEDPDRAFMSNEMRRAVKAAAGYFPTAIVSGRCRDKVYSFVKLGELYYAGSHGMDIKGPSKSSKYKNGNQAVLFQPASEFVPMIDEVYKILLEKTRSISGARVEDNKFCLSVHFRCVDEKSWAALAEQVRLVLNEYPKLRLTQGRKVLEIRPTIKWDKGKALEFLLESLGYANSNEVLPVYIGDDRTDEDAFKVLRDRGQGFGILVSKVPKETNASYTLQEPAEVKDFLRRLVKWKRLSNQQK, from the exons ATGACCAACCAAAATGTGGTTGTTTCTGATGCCAAAGGCGTGGCTATTACAGTCACGGTTGCTGCAAAGCAGAATATGTTTTCACAATCGGTGCCAAAACCGATAACTGAGgcaggaagaggaggaggatgcTTCACCATTCCCATGAACATCAAGGTTTTGAATGTTGACACAGAAGGGGGAGCAGCCCGAGTCAATGCTTGGGTTGACTCCTTGAGAGCTTCTTCTCCGCCTCGTGTCAAATCCGCTGCCACTCCTCAGTCTCTTTCTGAAACCGTGGATAATAACTCTTGGAGT AGTCGCCATCCATCAGCTATGAGTATGTTCGAGCAGATAACAAATGCTTCGAAGGGCAAGCAGATTGTAATGTTTCTTGACTACGATGGCACCCTCTCCCCAATTGTGGAAGACCCAGATCGTGCTTTCATGTCCAATGAG ATGAGAAGGGCAGTGAAGGCCGCTGCTGGATACTTTCCTACAGCAATAGTTAGCGGGAGGTGCAGGGACAAG GTTTACAGCTTTGTAAAATTAGGAGAGCTTTATTATGCAGGCAGCCATGGGATGGACATCAAGGGACCATCCAAAAGTAGCAAATATAAGAAT GGTAATCAAGCAGTTCTCTTCCAACCGGCCAGTGAGTTTGTACCAATGATTGATGAG GTGTACAAAATTTTATTGGAGAAAACCAGATCCATCTCAGGAGCTAGGGTGGAAGATAATAAGTTTTGTTTATCTGTACACTTCCGTTGTGTTGATGAGAAG AGTTGGGCAGCTTTAGCAGAGCAAGTTAGACTTGTTCTCAATGAGTATCCGAAGCTCAGGTTGACTCAAGGGAGGAAG GTATTAGAGATCCGCCCAACCATCAAATGGGACAAAGGCAAAGCTCTAGAATTCCTGCTAGAGTCATTAG GATATGCGAACTCAAACGAAGTACTACCAGTCTATATTGGAGATGATCGAACAGACGAGGACGCCTTCAAG GTGCTACGCGATAGAGGACAAGGATTTGGTATTCTAGTTTCTAAAGTTCCAAAAGAAACAAATGCGTCTTACACTTTACAAGAACCAGCAGAG GTTAAGGATTTTTTGCGGCGTTTGGTGAAATGGAAAAGATTGTCAAACCAGCAAAAGTAA